In the Gossypium arboreum isolate Shixiya-1 chromosome 10, ASM2569848v2, whole genome shotgun sequence genome, one interval contains:
- the LOC108487748 gene encoding dirigent protein 1-like, with translation MAALPINTKVVVLLVLGISMVMFTIPAGKADDGLKQTILSVYFHDHSSGSPDSTVRAVVGFPGKLWNLTQFGTLFVSDDPLTEGPDPESAPVGRGQGIFVTTSLDGVNTHVSLSIVFTNEAYNGSTIQVQGNSDQMKAVREYGVVSGTGKFRYASGYVTFENFSFNSSISYAVIRCNISIHHY, from the coding sequence ATGGCGGCATTGCCAATTAACACCAAGGTGGTGGTGTTACTTGTTTTAGGCATATCCATGGTTATGTTTACCATCCCTGCAGGCAAAGCAGATGATGGACTCAAACAAACCATTTTGTCTGTCTATTTCCACGACCACTCCTCCGGCAGTCCGGACTCCACTGTCCGTGCAGTTGTCGGCTTTCCTGGCAAGCTCTGGAACTTAACCCAATTCGGGACTTTGTTTGTTTCCGATGATCCCTTAACCGAAGGCCCCGACCCTGAATCAGCCCCTGTCGGACGAGGCCAAGGCATATTTGTCACAACAAGTTTGGATGGTGTCAACACTCATGTCTCCCTTTCGATTGTCTTCACTAATGAGGCCTACAATGGAAGCACCATCCAGGTACAAGGCAATAGTGACCAAATGAAGGCGGTTAGAGAATATGGTGTGGTTTCCGGGACTGGCAAGTTTCGATATGCCAGCGGCTATGTTACTTTCGAGAATTTTTCGTTTAATAGCTCGATTTCGTATGCTGTTATTCGTTGCAACATTTCAATCCATCACTATTAA
- the LOC108487197 gene encoding IAA-amino acid hydrolase ILR1-like 4, which produces MKTSMIFSKLVSFALILQLLNPTVVLSSSSSLSSSNGLTEIPKKFLDFAKRKEVVDWMVGIRRKIHENPELGYEEFETSKLIRLELDKLGIPYKYPVSVTGIVGFVGTGEPPFVAIRADMDALPIQETVDWEHKSKNPGKMHACGHDAHVSMVLGAAKILKQHLQELKGTVVLVFQPAEEGGGGAKKMLDAGVLDNVDAIFGLHVLHSAPIGTVACKPGPVLAGSGLFDAVISGKGGHAAIPQHSIDPILAASNVVVSLQHLVSREADPLDSQVVTVAKFQGGGAFNVIPDSVRIGGTFRAFSKASLIQLKKRIEEVIKGQAAVQRCSATVDFYNTKKPMLFFPPTVNDKDLHEHFLKVAGDMLGNDKVKDMKPVMGSEDFAFYQEAFPGYFFFIGMQDENSPKLSSVHNPNFTINEDVLPYGAALHASLVTTYLLEAESKLRPTEGNLHDEL; this is translated from the exons ATGAAAACAAGCATGATTTTCTCCAAGTTGGTCTCTTTTGCTTTGATACTCCAGCTCCTCAATCCTACAGTTGTTTTGTCATCATCTTCTTCTCTAAGCTCATCAAATGGGTTGACTGAAATCCCCAAGAAGTTCCTTGATTTCGCTAAAAGAAAAGAGGTTGTTGATTGGATGGTGGGAATCCGGAGGAAGATACACGAGAATCCCGAACTAGGATATGAGGAATTTGAGACTAGTAAGTTGATTAGACTAGAATTGGATAAACTGGGTATTCCTTATAAATACCCAGTTTCAGTCACTGGTATTGTTGGCTTTGTTGGGACTGGTGAACCTCCTTTTGTTGCTATAAGGGCTGATATGGATGCCCTTCCTATTcag GAAACAGTCGATTGGGAGCACAAGAGTAAAAATCCTGGGAAGATGCATGCTTGTGGCCATGATGCTCATGTCTCAATGGTTCTTGGTGCTGCAAAAATACTAAAACAGCATCTTCAAGAGTTAAAG GGTACGGTTGTTCTTGTTTTCCAACCAGCTGAAGAAGGTGGCGGAGGGGCAAAAAAGATGCTAGATGCAGGTGTGTTAGACAATGTTGATGCAATCTTTGGACTGCATGTTCTACATAGTGCACCAATCGGTACCGTGGCCTGCAAGCCGGGTCCTGTATTGGCTGGAAGTGGCTTATTCGATGCTGTAATAAGCGGAAAAGGAGGCCATGCAGCCATTCCTCAACATTCAATAGACCCGATTTTGGCAGCCTCTAACGTTGTAGTCAGCCTACAACATCTTGTTTCACGAGAAGCTGATCCATTGGATTCCCAG GTGGTGACAGTTGCGAAGTTTCAAGGAGGCGGAGCCTTTAATGTCATTCCAGATTCAGTTAGGATTGGAGGGACTTTTCGGGCATTTTCGAAAGCGAGTTTAATACAACTTAAGAAGCGGATCGAGGAG GTTATTAAAGGGCAAGCTGCTGTACAAAGGTGCAGTGCGACCGTGGATTTCTACAATACCAAGAAGCCGATGCTCTTTTTCCCTCCGACTGTAAACGATAAGGACTTGCACGAGCATTTCCTGAAAGTTGCAGGGGATATGCTTGGAAATGACAAAGTTAAAGACATGAAACCAGTGATGGGGTCTGAGGATTTTGCATTTTACCAAGAGGCGTTTCCTGGGTATTTCTTCTTCATTGGGATGCAAGATGAAAACAGCCCGAAGCTCAGCTCAGTCCACAACCCAAACTTCACTATCAATGAAGATGTTCTTCCTTACGGTGCTGCACTTCATGCATCATTGGTTACTACTTATCTCCTTGAAGCAGAGTCGAAACTTCGTCCTACAGAGGGCAATTTACATGATGAACTGTGA
- the LOC108487373 gene encoding pentatricopeptide repeat-containing protein At1g52620, protein MSKAILSRIKPLHTPKSTSLSPLRVPPHVKNLINETIQILKTHQQWPDSLQTRFCDEETRVSEIAHYVFDQIHDVELGIKFFNWVSKQETLHFPFNGLAYSSFLKLLARFKLFSEIDTALENMKMEETKPTLEALSFLIRVYADYSFVDKALELFYSVLKIHDCVPNLIACNSLLNILVKLKKVKIARKVFDEMVVRDGCVDNYSVSIMVKGLCSIGKVEEGKKLIEHMWGKRCVPDVVFYNTLIDGYSAKGDVEKANELFKNMKMKGFLPTLKTYGAMINGFCKKGDFDAIDKLLKEMKEMGVSVNTQVHNTILDARFKHGFEVNVKDTIKQMIKSGCEPDIVTYNTLIGGLCKDGKVQKAGQLLEQAKKKGLTLNKISFTPLIQCYCKIGEYLVALDLLIEMSERGHKPDVVAFGSLVHGLVAMGEVDAALTIRHRMLERGVLPDAGIYNVLMNGLCKKGKLSAAKVLLREMLDQNVPPDAFIYATLVDGFIRDGDLHEAKELFDVMIGEGMDLGVVGYNAMIKGFCKFGKMKEALLCVTRMMEAHLTPDQFTYSTIIDGYIKQHDIGGALRTFGQMVKRQCKPNVVTYTSLINGFCRNGDFITAEKAFKEMQSCGLEPNVVTYTILIGSFCKEGKLAKAVLYFELMLSNKCIPNEVTFNYIVNGFTNSPGAVLDNQCLEKRSLFLESYNMIISDGLVQRAAVYNSILLCLCQNGMTRIALQLKDRLMNKGFLSDPVSSAAFLHGICLEGQSKEWRNVISVDLNEQGLQIALKYSELLIQCLPCGITSEASLILQDLIKRCSYENQREDLKVSAK, encoded by the coding sequence ATGTCTAAAGCCATTCTCTCTCGTATCAAACCTCTCCACACTCCAAAGAGCACTTCTCTTTCACCGTTGCGCGTCCCTCCCCATGTCAAAAACCTCATCAATGAAACCATTCAAATCCTCAAAACCCACCAGCAATGGCCGGATTCCCTTCAAACCCGTTTTTGCGACGAAGAAACCCGCGTTTCGGAGATTGCCCATTACGTGTTTGATCAAATACATGACGTAGAATTAGGTATAAAGTTCTTTAATTGGGTTTCTAAACAAGAAACTCTGCATTTTCCCTTCAATGGGTTGGCTTATTCTTCATTTTTAAAGCTCCTAGCGAGGTTTAAACTATTTTCCGAGATCGATACTGCGCTGGAGAATATGaaaatggaagaaacaaaacctACGCTTGAAGCTTTAAGCTTTCTTATTCGTGTTTATGCGGATTATAGCTTTGTTGATAAAGCTCTTGAACTGTTCTATTCTGTGCTTAAGATTCATGACTGTGTTCCTAATCTGATTGCTTGTAATTCGTTGCTTAATATACTTGTGAAGTTAAAAAAAGTTAAGATCGCCCGTAAAGTGTTCGATGAAATGGTTGTAAGAGATGGTTGTGTGGATAATTATAGTGTCAGTATAATGGTGAAGGGTTTATGTAGCATAGGGAAGGTTGAGGAAGGTAAAAAATTGATTGAGCATATGTGGGGGAAAAGGTGTGTTCCAGATGTTGTTTTTTATAATACATTAATTGATGGGTATTCTGCTAAAGGTGATGTTGAAAAGGCTAATGAACTTTTTAAGAATATGAAAATGAAGGGATTTTTGCCTACCTTGAAGACTTACGGAGCCATGATAAACGGGTTTTGTAAGAAAGGGGATTTTGATGCAATAGACAAGCTTttgaaagaaatgaaagaaatgggtGTCTCTGTTAATACTCAAGTTCATAATACCATCCTTGATGCTCGATTTAAGCATGGTTTTGAGGTTAATGTGAAAGACACTATAAAGCAGATGATTAAGAGTGGATGTGAACCTGATATTGTTACATATAACACTTTGATTGGTGGTTTATGTAAGGATGGGAAGGTTCAGAAAGCAGGTCAGCTACTGGAACAGGCAAAGAAGAAGGGGTTGACACTGAATAAAATTAGTTTTACCCCTTTGATACAATGCTATTGTAAAATAGGGGAATATCTTGTGGCACTAGATTTGCTTATTGAAATGTCAGAGAGGGGACATAAACCTGATGTAGTCGCTTTTGGATCTCTTGTCCATGGACTTGTTGCAATGGGAGAGGTGGATGCTGCATTAACAATTCGACACAGGATGTTAGAAAGGGGAGTTTTGCCTGATGCTGGTATATATAATGTTTTGATGAATGGACTTTGCAAGAAAGGAAAACTTTCTGCTGCTAAAGTCCTCCTCAGAGAGATGCTTGACCAAAATGTACCCCCTGATGCATTTATTTATGCCACTCTGGTTGATGGGTTCATCAGGGATGGTGATCTCCATGAGGCAAAAGAACTCTTTGATGTCATGATTGGAGAAGGCATGGATCTTGGTGTTGTGGGATATAATGCCATGATTAAGGGTTTCTGCAAATTTGGAAAGATGAAGGAAGCATTATTATGCGTCACTAGAATGATGGAAGCACATCTTACCCCAGATCAGTTCACTTACTCTACTATTATAGACGGTTACATAAAGCAGCATGACATAGGTGGTGCCCTAAGGACGTTTGGACAGATGGTGAAAAGACAATGCAAGCCCAATGTGGTAACGTACACCTCCCTAATCAATGGGTTTTGTAGAAATGGAGATTTCATTACGGCTGAAAAAGCTTTTAAAGAGATGCAATCTTGTGGTTTGGAACCTAATGTAGTCACATACACTATACTTATTGGGAGTTTTTGCAAGGAAGGTAAACTGGCAAAAGCAGTCCTCTATTTTGAGTTGATGCTATCTAACAAGTGCATTCCTAATGAGGTTACTTTCAATTATATTGTAAATGGCTTCACAAACAGTCCAGGTGCAGTTCTGGATAATCAGTGTTTGGAGAAGAGATCTCTTTTTCTTGAATCTTATAATATGATCATATCTGATGGATTGGTTCAAAGAGCTGCTGTTTATAACTCTATCCTCCTCTGCCTTTGCCAAAATGGAATGACTAGAATTGCTTTGCAATTGAAAGATAGGCTGATGAACAAGGGCTTCCTCTCTGACCCTGTCTCTTCCGCTGCCTTTCTACATGGCATTTGTTTGGAGGGACAATCAAAGGAGTGGAGGAACGTAATTTCTGTTGATTTAAATGAACAGGGACTTCAAATTGCTTTGAAGTACTCAGAACTTTTGATCCAATGTCTGCCTTGCGGAATAACTTCTGAGGCATCGCTAATTTTGCAGGACTTGATTAAACGGTGCAGCTATGAAAACCAAAGGGAAGATCTCAAAGTATCTGCAAAATAG